Proteins encoded in a region of the Rhodococcus sp. SBT000017 genome:
- a CDS encoding HAD-IC family P-type ATPase, with protein MTLVGGDTGERHALSVDEVVASVASSLDRGLSVDEVARRTLRFGPNVLPARAGPGWPRRLLGQFHNPLIYVLIVAGTITAGLAEYVDSAVIFAVVVLNAAIGFVQESKAGSALESLRSMARTPARVVRDGEVHSLSSEDVVPGDLVRLEAGDKVPADLRLVHTIGLEVDESTLTGESEPSAKGTAAVPPSTLLADRSNMGYSGTLVTAGTGTGLTVATASDTELGGIHRLVGSARPLATPLTAKLAEFGRILTFAILGLAAVTFGVGLLRGQDTVETFVAAVALAVGAIPEGLPAAVTITLAIGVSRMARHGAVIRQLPAVETLGSTTVICSDKTGTLTQNQMTVRALWTIDGEVVVTGSGYEPVGDLTEDGDLVSVDHNDALRWSLLTGAVCNDASLREIDDEWTIVGDPTEAAMIVAAIKADIDTPSFLDGHPRSGSIPFSSDRQFMATLHRSSSDEHGFALVKGAVERVSDMSETMMDSEGRLRQIDRHRISEAAEDLAGRGLRVLATARTTAGAAVDFTVDGLPGTLVFTGLEAMMDPPREAATSAVQACRSAGISVKMITGDHAVTATVIAQQVGLLDRGDADGSVLTGSDLSSLSADDYPDAVDRAVVFARASPEQKLQLVESLQSRGHVVAMTGDGVNDAPALRRANIGVAMGHSGTEVAKDAADVVLTEDDFSTIEAAVEEGRGVFDNLTKFIAWTLPTNLAEGLVILVAIVFGTALPILPTQILWINMTTAVALGLMLAFEPKEPGIMSRLPRRPDEPLLTRALMVRILLVSTVLVVGAWAIFEWEQSRGAGLDEARTVALNMFVAAEIAYLFSCRSLTRSAWQLGLFTNRWIVVGVLTQTAGQIALTYLPAMNALFGTAPIGIDSWLLIGAVAVVLSLVVGIDKRVHNRRTFATRGR; from the coding sequence GTGACACTCGTGGGCGGAGACACTGGGGAACGCCACGCTCTATCCGTCGACGAGGTGGTGGCCTCTGTCGCTTCGAGCCTCGATCGCGGTCTGAGCGTGGACGAGGTGGCCCGACGAACTCTCCGGTTCGGGCCCAACGTGCTCCCGGCCAGAGCCGGCCCCGGATGGCCCCGACGCCTGCTCGGTCAGTTCCACAATCCGCTGATCTACGTTCTGATCGTCGCCGGCACGATCACAGCGGGGCTGGCCGAATACGTCGACTCCGCAGTTATTTTCGCTGTCGTGGTGCTCAACGCAGCGATCGGGTTCGTTCAGGAGTCCAAGGCCGGTTCGGCGCTGGAATCTCTTCGATCGATGGCCCGAACTCCGGCGCGGGTGGTGCGCGACGGGGAGGTGCACTCCCTGTCGTCCGAGGACGTGGTGCCGGGCGACCTGGTGCGATTGGAAGCCGGCGACAAGGTCCCTGCCGATCTCAGGCTGGTGCATACGATCGGCTTGGAGGTCGACGAGTCCACCCTGACCGGTGAGTCCGAACCCTCCGCCAAAGGCACTGCAGCAGTGCCGCCGTCGACCCTGCTCGCCGACCGATCCAACATGGGCTATTCCGGCACCCTCGTCACGGCAGGAACGGGGACCGGCCTCACCGTCGCCACCGCGTCCGATACCGAACTCGGTGGCATTCACCGTCTCGTCGGGTCAGCTCGGCCACTGGCCACACCGCTGACTGCCAAACTCGCCGAGTTCGGCAGGATCCTGACGTTCGCGATTCTCGGGCTGGCCGCTGTCACCTTCGGAGTCGGACTGCTCCGAGGCCAGGACACCGTCGAAACTTTCGTCGCCGCAGTCGCACTCGCCGTCGGCGCGATTCCCGAGGGCTTGCCCGCAGCAGTGACGATCACCCTGGCCATCGGGGTCTCCCGGATGGCGCGGCATGGTGCTGTCATCCGGCAGCTGCCCGCTGTCGAAACCCTGGGCAGCACCACGGTCATCTGTTCCGACAAGACCGGCACGTTGACCCAGAATCAGATGACGGTGCGGGCTCTGTGGACGATCGACGGCGAAGTCGTGGTCACCGGTTCGGGATACGAGCCTGTCGGTGACCTGACGGAGGACGGTGATCTCGTTTCCGTGGACCACAACGACGCACTGCGGTGGTCACTTCTCACCGGTGCCGTGTGCAACGACGCGTCGCTGCGAGAGATCGACGATGAGTGGACGATTGTCGGAGATCCGACGGAAGCCGCGATGATCGTGGCTGCGATCAAGGCCGATATCGACACCCCGAGCTTCCTCGATGGCCATCCGCGATCGGGGAGTATTCCGTTCAGCTCGGACCGGCAGTTCATGGCCACGCTCCATCGTTCCAGCAGCGACGAGCACGGGTTCGCCCTCGTCAAGGGGGCCGTGGAGCGCGTCAGCGACATGAGCGAGACGATGATGGATTCCGAAGGCCGGCTGCGTCAGATCGATCGTCATCGGATATCCGAGGCTGCCGAAGACCTCGCAGGACGCGGACTCCGCGTGTTGGCCACTGCGCGCACAACCGCCGGAGCGGCAGTGGATTTCACGGTGGACGGCCTGCCGGGGACGCTCGTGTTCACGGGCCTCGAAGCCATGATGGACCCGCCCCGTGAGGCCGCGACGTCCGCTGTACAGGCCTGTCGCTCCGCCGGGATCTCCGTCAAGATGATCACCGGTGACCACGCCGTAACCGCGACCGTCATTGCCCAGCAGGTCGGTTTGCTGGATCGAGGTGACGCAGACGGGTCGGTGCTGACCGGATCCGATCTGTCGTCATTGAGCGCGGACGACTATCCGGACGCGGTCGATCGTGCGGTCGTCTTCGCCAGGGCCAGCCCCGAACAGAAGCTTCAGCTGGTCGAGTCCCTGCAGTCGCGCGGCCACGTTGTCGCCATGACCGGTGACGGCGTCAACGATGCGCCTGCACTGCGCCGGGCGAACATCGGGGTCGCGATGGGCCACAGCGGAACCGAGGTGGCCAAGGATGCGGCCGATGTCGTGCTGACCGAGGACGACTTCTCCACCATCGAGGCCGCGGTGGAAGAAGGCCGTGGTGTGTTCGACAACCTGACGAAGTTCATTGCGTGGACGCTGCCCACCAATCTTGCCGAGGGCCTCGTCATCCTGGTCGCGATCGTGTTCGGCACCGCTCTGCCGATCCTGCCCACCCAAATTCTGTGGATCAACATGACCACTGCCGTCGCATTGGGCCTGATGTTGGCGTTCGAGCCCAAAGAGCCCGGGATCATGTCGAGGTTGCCGCGCCGACCCGACGAGCCGCTGCTGACGCGGGCCCTGATGGTGCGGATTCTGTTGGTGTCGACCGTGCTCGTGGTCGGTGCCTGGGCGATCTTCGAGTGGGAGCAGAGCCGCGGGGCCGGCCTCGACGAGGCACGCACTGTCGCGCTCAACATGTTCGTCGCTGCCGAGATCGCCTACCTGTTCAGCTGTCGATCACTGACACGTTCGGCTTGGCAGCTGGGTCTGTTCACCAACCGGTGGATCGTTGTCGGGGTGCTCACCCAAACAGCCGGCCAGATCGCGCTCACGTATCTTCCGGCCATGAACGCGTTGTTCGGTACCGCACCGATCGGCATCGATTCGTGGCTGCTGATCGGTGCGGTGGCCGTCGTGCTGTCGCTCGTCGTCGGGATCGACAAGCGGGTCCACAACCGTAGGACGTTCGCTACCCGCGGGCGATGA
- a CDS encoding universal stress protein has translation MSTTRQSPIVVGVDGSGSSLDAVGWAAHAAELRGLPVKLVSAYQVKALYTSFVALPTHIGSEEHTAAESILAWATLVARRSVKNPDALTIMSESIVGPTIQAMLDQSSNASMMVVGSRGNGEYFAELLGSVSTAVAVQAHCPVVIVPGSVELDSSRGPVVLGIDGSPHNQKAVRLAFDEASLRGTELVAVHVSTDELISSPDASETDRSDAIVSNGRTVLAESLSGWSEQYPDVVVQQKVLRGNVVEKILEVSPRAQAVVVGSTGRNGFSDRLLGSTVRSLAHRVDCPLIIARG, from the coding sequence ATGAGTACCACGAGGCAGTCTCCGATCGTCGTCGGTGTCGACGGCTCCGGCTCGTCGCTCGACGCAGTCGGATGGGCCGCGCATGCGGCCGAGTTGCGTGGGCTACCGGTGAAGCTGGTATCCGCCTACCAAGTCAAAGCCCTGTACACGAGTTTCGTCGCGCTGCCCACTCACATCGGCTCCGAGGAGCACACAGCCGCAGAGTCGATTCTGGCCTGGGCGACGCTGGTTGCTCGACGCTCGGTGAAGAACCCGGACGCGCTCACCATCATGAGCGAATCGATCGTGGGACCGACCATTCAAGCCATGCTCGATCAGAGCTCGAATGCGTCGATGATGGTGGTCGGCTCGCGCGGCAACGGCGAATACTTCGCCGAACTGCTCGGCTCGGTGAGCACCGCCGTGGCGGTTCAAGCGCACTGCCCGGTCGTCATCGTGCCGGGAAGCGTCGAGTTGGATTCGTCACGAGGGCCTGTTGTCCTCGGAATCGACGGGTCGCCGCACAACCAGAAGGCTGTTCGGTTGGCATTCGACGAAGCCTCACTACGGGGAACAGAATTGGTTGCAGTCCACGTGTCGACGGACGAACTGATCTCGTCGCCCGACGCGTCCGAGACCGACAGATCCGACGCTATCGTGTCGAACGGTCGAACCGTGTTGGCAGAGAGCCTGTCCGGCTGGAGCGAGCAGTATCCGGACGTAGTGGTTCAGCAAAAGGTGTTGCGCGGCAACGTGGTCGAGAAGATCCTCGAGGTATCACCGCGGGCGCAGGCCGTCGTCGTCGGTTCGACCGGCCGCAACGGTTTCAGCGACCGACTTCTCGGATCCACCGTGCGTTCGCTGGCCCACCGCGTCGACTGTCCGTTGATCATCGCCCGCGGGTAG
- a CDS encoding universal stress protein encodes MNTSHSTGPVTVGIDGSETALDAVRFAVQEARGRGTSLRLVHVIDRHAMAETVYGAPDIDGDYARAALNRAADVAAATDPAVAMETAVLQGRPESVMSTEAGSASLLVLGTTTGSAVAAWVLGSMVGAVVEASPHPVAIVRHFDAQGHGPVVAALGDSEVSATDVVVNQAFREASIRGTSVLAVHTQAVSSILASALSGPGDGLHPESAMDVRLEPFGADYPDIRVASVYAEADSGSELVAVSETAQLMVVGHERDRVPGRTLTAVLRHAHCPVLVVPHA; translated from the coding sequence ATGAACACTTCACATTCCACCGGACCGGTCACGGTCGGTATCGACGGATCGGAGACCGCACTCGATGCGGTCCGGTTCGCCGTGCAGGAAGCACGCGGGCGGGGCACGTCACTTCGCTTGGTCCACGTGATCGACAGACACGCAATGGCCGAAACGGTATACGGAGCGCCGGATATCGACGGTGACTACGCCCGTGCGGCGTTGAATCGCGCAGCGGACGTCGCTGCCGCGACCGATCCGGCGGTTGCTATGGAAACGGCCGTTCTACAGGGTCGGCCCGAATCGGTGATGTCGACCGAAGCCGGATCTGCGTCCCTGCTGGTACTGGGGACCACCACCGGCAGTGCAGTGGCCGCCTGGGTACTCGGATCGATGGTCGGTGCTGTGGTCGAAGCATCGCCCCACCCCGTGGCGATCGTCCGGCACTTCGACGCGCAAGGGCACGGCCCGGTAGTCGCAGCGTTGGGTGATTCCGAAGTATCGGCGACCGATGTCGTTGTGAATCAAGCATTCCGCGAGGCATCGATACGAGGGACCAGCGTGCTGGCCGTGCATACCCAGGCTGTGTCCTCCATTCTCGCGTCCGCTCTCAGTGGTCCGGGCGACGGGCTTCATCCCGAATCGGCAATGGATGTTCGACTCGAACCCTTCGGCGCGGACTACCCGGACATTCGCGTGGCGTCGGTGTACGCCGAGGCCGACTCGGGATCGGAGCTGGTCGCCGTGTCCGAGACAGCCCAGCTGATGGTGGTCGGTCACGAACGAGACCGAGTGCCGGGACGAACACTGACCGCCGTACTGCGGCATGCCCATTGCCCCGTCCTCGTCGTCCCGCACGCATGA
- a CDS encoding GAF domain-containing protein, translating to MDDHRASGLPQLRLGELLAEVQDRIGRIADARVQADGLLDAMFVITSGLDLEVTLRSIVESAVNLVGARYGALGVRGDGHGLKAFIHHGMDEEVREAIGHLPTGRGVLGLLIDQPHVLRLDDLSAHPEAVGFPPNHPPMKSFLGVPIRVRDEVFGNLYLTEKKDGGQFTEDDEVVTRALASAAGIAIENAHLYEESRIRQSWMEAMRDIGTELLAGSDIDEVLHMVSRRALHLTGADSAFIAVPADAAPNSETVSRLVISVAEGHDADALVGSLIPIEGSSSGAAYRLRTATRKEELDYRPNEHVANTFGPALISPLRVADGVRGVLVTLRRKGAPVFNDSQLDLISSFADQAALVMQMADTTRRMHELDVLADRDRIARDLHDHVIQRIFAAGLSLQSTLQKTELDDIRQRLARTIDDLQDTVQDIRTTIFDLQSATHSTTRLRQRVNGAVLELTESVPIRAVVRMFGPLSVIDSSLADHAVAVIREAVSNVVHHARAETVNVTLAVGDDLRIEVSDDGIGLDENITRSGLANLEARAVDCGGTMTLRPSAAEAGGTELIWSAPLP from the coding sequence ATGGATGATCACCGCGCATCGGGTCTCCCGCAGCTCCGACTCGGTGAACTGCTGGCCGAGGTACAGGACCGAATCGGGCGCATCGCGGATGCGCGCGTGCAGGCGGACGGCCTGCTCGACGCGATGTTCGTCATCACCTCCGGCCTCGACCTGGAGGTGACGTTGCGGTCGATCGTGGAGTCGGCAGTCAACCTCGTCGGTGCCCGGTACGGGGCCCTCGGTGTCCGAGGCGACGGTCACGGTCTGAAAGCGTTCATCCATCACGGTATGGACGAGGAGGTACGCGAAGCCATCGGCCACCTGCCCACCGGCCGAGGTGTGCTGGGTCTGCTGATCGATCAACCCCATGTCCTGAGACTCGACGACCTCTCGGCACATCCGGAGGCGGTGGGCTTTCCGCCGAACCATCCGCCGATGAAATCTTTCCTCGGCGTACCCATTCGGGTGCGCGACGAGGTGTTCGGAAACCTGTACCTCACCGAAAAGAAGGACGGAGGCCAGTTCACCGAGGACGATGAGGTGGTGACGCGCGCTCTCGCCTCGGCGGCCGGAATCGCGATCGAGAACGCACACCTGTACGAGGAGTCGCGGATCCGTCAATCGTGGATGGAAGCGATGCGGGACATCGGGACCGAACTGCTGGCCGGGAGCGATATCGACGAAGTCCTGCACATGGTGTCGAGACGAGCATTGCATCTGACCGGGGCCGACAGTGCGTTCATCGCTGTTCCCGCCGACGCGGCTCCGAACTCGGAGACGGTCTCTCGGTTGGTCATCTCGGTCGCCGAGGGGCACGACGCAGACGCTCTGGTGGGTTCACTCATCCCGATCGAAGGGTCGAGTTCCGGTGCGGCATATCGTCTTCGGACCGCTACCCGCAAGGAGGAGCTGGATTACCGGCCCAACGAGCACGTGGCGAACACCTTCGGCCCGGCGCTGATCTCGCCGCTACGGGTCGCCGACGGCGTGCGAGGCGTCCTGGTGACGCTGCGCCGAAAGGGCGCACCGGTCTTCAACGACTCCCAACTCGATCTCATTTCCAGCTTCGCCGACCAGGCCGCGCTCGTCATGCAGATGGCCGACACCACACGGCGAATGCACGAGCTGGACGTCCTCGCGGACCGTGATCGGATCGCCCGGGACCTCCACGATCACGTCATCCAACGGATCTTCGCGGCCGGATTGTCGCTGCAGAGCACGTTGCAGAAGACCGAGCTCGACGATATTCGTCAGCGTCTGGCTCGCACCATCGACGATCTGCAGGACACCGTCCAGGACATCCGTACGACGATCTTCGACCTGCAGAGCGCGACGCACTCGACCACTCGTCTACGGCAGCGCGTCAACGGAGCCGTCCTCGAACTCACCGAAAGCGTTCCCATTCGCGCCGTGGTTCGCATGTTCGGGCCCCTGTCGGTCATCGACAGTTCCCTCGCCGACCACGCCGTCGCCGTCATTCGTGAAGCAGTGAGCAACGTCGTCCATCACGCTCGGGCCGAGACCGTCAATGTCACCCTGGCGGTCGGAGACGATCTCCGCATCGAGGTCTCCGACGACGGAATCGGATTGGACGAGAACATCACTCGTAGTGGACTGGCGAACCTCGAGGCGCGGGCAGTCGATTGCGGTGGCACGATGACTCTCAGGCCGTCCGCAGCCGAAGCAGGTGGCACCGAGCTGATCTGGTCGGCACCGCTGCCCTGA
- a CDS encoding response regulator transcription factor, which produces MVTVFLVDDHEIVRRGLIDLIDSDPDLSVIGEAGSCAQALARIPALRPDVAVLDVRLPDGNGIELCRELLDRLPDLKCMMLTSFTEDQAMLDAILAGASGYVVKDITGMELTRAIKDVGSGRSLLDNRAAAALMDKLRAGTAAPGPIDHLTGQERTLLDLLGEGLTNRQIAARMFLAEKTVKNYVSRLLAKLGMERRTQAAVYASRLAETHPRTQSGPSDG; this is translated from the coding sequence GTGGTCACAGTGTTTCTGGTCGACGATCACGAGATCGTGCGTCGAGGTCTGATCGATCTCATCGACTCCGACCCCGATCTCTCCGTGATCGGTGAAGCCGGAAGTTGCGCACAGGCACTCGCTCGTATTCCCGCTTTGCGGCCGGACGTCGCCGTTCTCGATGTTCGACTGCCCGACGGCAACGGCATCGAGCTGTGCCGCGAATTGCTCGACCGACTCCCCGATCTCAAATGCATGATGCTGACCTCGTTCACCGAGGATCAAGCCATGCTCGACGCGATCCTGGCCGGCGCGAGCGGATACGTCGTCAAGGACATCACCGGTATGGAGTTGACCCGCGCGATCAAGGACGTCGGCTCTGGTCGGTCGCTGTTGGACAATCGCGCGGCGGCAGCGCTGATGGACAAGCTGCGGGCGGGCACGGCCGCTCCCGGACCGATCGACCACCTCACCGGGCAGGAACGGACACTGCTCGACCTTCTGGGGGAGGGACTGACGAATCGGCAGATCGCCGCTCGAATGTTCTTGGCGGAGAAGACAGTGAAGAACTACGTCTCCCGGTTGCTCGCCAAGCTCGGGATGGAGCGCCGCACCCAGGCAGCGGTGTACGCGTCGAGGCTGGCCGAAACGCATCCGCGAACGCAATCCGGGCCGTCGGATGGATGA
- a CDS encoding universal stress protein codes for MGISHTVVGVDGSAASLDAVRWAVLDAELHGSDLTIVSAVPTVLTGLDALPERTSAHLRFETNRILDEAMSMAQPRGSVVSTIAVDVVLSDRPAAATLLEMSETSRMVVIGTRGLGAAQRMSLGSVSVALSTHSHCPVTVVHAWPTGGYTQSEPVVVGVDGTSAAMAAVEWAFEEAEVRSAPVTAVHAWADSDLSIGMSVPGLEWAVHRPEADDVLARAVDDCARRHPTVALRHVAVRDRPVHALLDHAQSAQLLVLGSHGRGGFAGMMLGSTSRSVMARASCPVTVVPSAARNRTTATKEYL; via the coding sequence ATGGGCATTTCCCACACCGTCGTCGGAGTCGACGGCTCAGCCGCGTCTCTGGACGCTGTCCGGTGGGCCGTGCTCGATGCCGAACTGCACGGCTCCGACCTGACGATCGTCTCGGCCGTCCCGACGGTTCTCACGGGTCTCGATGCCCTGCCCGAACGGACATCCGCGCATCTGAGGTTCGAGACGAATCGCATTCTGGACGAGGCGATGTCGATGGCTCAGCCGAGGGGGTCGGTCGTGTCGACCATCGCCGTCGACGTAGTTCTGTCGGACCGGCCCGCCGCCGCCACCCTGCTCGAGATGTCCGAGACGTCGCGGATGGTCGTGATCGGGACGCGCGGACTCGGTGCGGCACAACGCATGTCGTTGGGTTCGGTCAGCGTTGCCCTGAGCACACATTCGCACTGCCCGGTCACGGTCGTACATGCGTGGCCGACGGGTGGCTACACACAGTCCGAACCGGTCGTGGTCGGAGTCGATGGAACCTCGGCCGCCATGGCCGCGGTTGAGTGGGCGTTCGAGGAGGCCGAAGTGCGAAGCGCTCCGGTCACCGCAGTGCACGCATGGGCCGATTCCGATCTGTCGATAGGGATGTCGGTTCCCGGCCTCGAATGGGCAGTCCACCGCCCCGAAGCAGACGACGTATTGGCAAGGGCCGTCGACGATTGCGCCCGCCGTCATCCGACGGTGGCGCTGCGCCATGTGGCGGTCAGAGACCGTCCGGTCCACGCACTGTTGGACCACGCGCAGAGCGCCCAGTTACTGGTGCTGGGCAGTCACGGTCGCGGAGGATTCGCCGGAATGATGCTCGGCTCCACCAGCCGCTCGGTGATGGCACGCGCGTCGTGTCCTGTCACCGTCGTGCCCAGCGCAGCCCGCAACAGAACGACTGCGACAAAGGAATACCTGTGA
- a CDS encoding alpha/beta fold hydrolase — protein sequence MTVLVRTTDGRNLEVLDTGPADAFPLVYHHGTPQGAVPFPTLERAAAAQGLRVVSYSRPGYGASSPRPNGATTAQVADDAVDTAAVLDYLGIDEFLTIGWSGGGPRALACAAMLPGRCLAAACCVGIAPAAEYDGDIRDGMAEENIDEYTAVFAGVEALETFLDVRKGFFGVTPDQVAAGLGALAPPVDRAALTDELTNYLAASVNAAGRQGIVGWRDDDLTHTRPWGFDTSRITTPVSIWQGSLDTMVPFAHARWLAANVAGAQAHLIEGEGHISLMSQLPAILKDLRGLGGSVRPR from the coding sequence ATGACCGTCCTCGTTCGGACAACAGACGGCCGCAACCTCGAAGTACTCGACACCGGCCCCGCGGACGCCTTTCCGCTCGTCTACCACCATGGCACACCGCAGGGCGCGGTGCCTTTCCCGACCCTCGAACGTGCTGCTGCAGCTCAAGGATTGCGGGTCGTCTCCTACTCGCGGCCAGGGTACGGAGCGTCGTCTCCGCGCCCGAACGGTGCCACCACTGCCCAGGTCGCCGACGACGCCGTCGACACCGCGGCGGTGCTCGACTACCTCGGGATCGATGAGTTCCTAACGATCGGCTGGTCCGGCGGGGGACCGCGCGCACTGGCGTGTGCTGCGATGCTGCCAGGACGCTGCCTGGCCGCTGCCTGCTGTGTCGGGATCGCGCCGGCCGCTGAGTACGACGGTGACATTCGCGATGGGATGGCCGAAGAGAACATCGACGAGTACACGGCCGTCTTCGCCGGTGTCGAGGCACTGGAAACGTTCCTCGATGTCAGAAAGGGTTTCTTCGGTGTCACGCCGGACCAGGTGGCGGCAGGATTGGGAGCATTGGCTCCGCCGGTCGACCGTGCTGCACTGACCGACGAATTGACGAATTATCTCGCCGCGTCGGTCAACGCCGCCGGCCGTCAAGGCATCGTCGGGTGGCGTGACGACGACCTGACCCACACGCGCCCATGGGGTTTCGATACGAGCCGCATCACGACTCCGGTGTCGATCTGGCAGGGCAGCCTCGACACGATGGTGCCGTTCGCGCACGCTCGATGGCTGGCGGCGAATGTTGCCGGCGCGCAGGCGCATCTGATCGAGGGAGAGGGACATATATCTCTCATGAGTCAGCTCCCGGCCATCCTGAAGGACCTTCGGGGGTTGGGCGGGTCGGTTCGACCGCGGTGA
- a CDS encoding carbamate kinase (reversible synthesis of carbamate and ATP from carbamoyl phosphate and ADP) codes for MRIVIAVGGNALLRCDERSDTAEQLAHVRSAAIALAPIVREHEVVICLGNGPHVDPRAPESSLHAALVHPYPLDAVGAQSQGMIGYWLSQALRNAGIVKPIVNLTTQVLVDSDDVAFSDPTTFVGAVYTESEARAAVDEHGWSIAPDGTGWRRTVPSPSPIRVIEQESITRLVQAGSVVLCGGGGGAPVVEAATGQLRGVDAVIDKDLTATLIALDCDADRLLILTDVPAVVDHFGTAQAEPLGNVYVDELDPTAFAAESMGPKVQACSTFAWATGHFASIGALDDAQNVLDGISGTTVLDRRTEDIAAGRRAV; via the coding sequence ATGCGCATCGTCATTGCTGTCGGCGGAAACGCGTTGCTTCGTTGCGACGAGCGCTCCGATACCGCCGAACAACTCGCGCATGTTCGTTCCGCGGCAATCGCTCTCGCGCCCATCGTTCGCGAACACGAGGTCGTCATCTGTCTCGGCAACGGACCTCACGTGGATCCACGTGCACCGGAAAGCAGCTTGCACGCGGCATTGGTGCACCCTTACCCGCTGGATGCAGTCGGAGCTCAGAGCCAAGGCATGATCGGTTACTGGCTGTCGCAGGCATTGCGCAACGCGGGCATCGTGAAACCGATCGTCAACCTGACCACGCAGGTACTCGTCGACTCGGACGATGTGGCGTTTTCCGATCCGACCACGTTCGTCGGGGCCGTCTACACCGAGTCCGAGGCCCGCGCCGCAGTGGACGAGCACGGTTGGTCCATCGCTCCCGACGGCACAGGGTGGCGTCGAACAGTACCGTCGCCCAGTCCGATTCGCGTGATCGAGCAGGAATCGATCACGCGCTTGGTCCAGGCCGGCTCCGTCGTACTCTGTGGCGGCGGCGGCGGTGCCCCTGTCGTCGAGGCAGCGACTGGACAGCTGCGCGGAGTGGATGCGGTCATCGACAAGGACCTGACCGCGACGCTGATCGCCCTCGATTGCGACGCCGATCGTCTGCTGATTCTCACCGATGTGCCCGCTGTCGTCGATCACTTCGGAACCGCGCAGGCGGAGCCGCTGGGCAACGTCTACGTCGACGAACTCGACCCCACCGCCTTCGCGGCGGAGTCGATGGGCCCGAAAGTGCAGGCCTGCAGCACCTTCGCCTGGGCGACCGGGCACTTCGCATCCATCGGCGCCCTCGACGATGCACAGAACGTGCTCGACGGGATATCGGGCACAACGGTTCTCGACCGTCGAACCGAGGACATCGCGGCCGGACGGCGTGCAGTATGA
- a CDS encoding flavodoxin domain-containing protein: protein MRILIATASRHGATREIGRWLGSNLSHELSSVDGATTIDVRDASDVDSIVEYDAAIIGSGVYMGRWLRDARSLIAREQAELETMPVWLFSSGPVDGSTPAETQPKETKAAWAIEHRVFGGKLDHSKLSRFERAVVRLIKAADGDSRSPADVARWAEDISGILTERLVPSPEKGRSS from the coding sequence ATGCGAATCCTGATAGCAACAGCGAGCCGCCACGGTGCCACCCGAGAGATCGGGCGGTGGCTGGGCTCGAACCTCTCGCACGAACTGTCCAGCGTCGACGGCGCGACGACGATCGATGTTCGTGATGCCTCCGACGTCGACAGCATTGTCGAGTACGACGCCGCGATCATCGGCAGCGGCGTCTACATGGGCCGATGGCTCCGAGACGCACGCTCACTGATCGCCAGGGAACAGGCCGAACTGGAGACCATGCCGGTGTGGCTGTTCTCGAGCGGCCCGGTGGACGGCAGTACCCCGGCCGAAACTCAGCCGAAGGAGACGAAAGCCGCCTGGGCGATCGAGCATCGTGTGTTCGGAGGCAAACTGGACCACTCGAAGTTGTCACGCTTCGAGCGTGCGGTCGTTCGGCTGATCAAGGCTGCGGACGGCGACAGCAGATCACCCGCAGATGTTGCCCGATGGGCCGAAGACATCAGCGGAATCCTCACCGAACGACTGGTGCCCTCACCCGAGAAAGGCCGATCTTCATGA
- a CDS encoding universal stress protein, with translation MTATEPTGRPIVVGVDGSPSSILALQRAQHLAAALSTTLEAIHVWQYQPYMDTGYVIEVEPAKNAETILAEATAAAFGPDLPAGLKQLARQGSAAKVLLEASHDAEILVVGSRGHGGFVGLLLGSVSSQCAEHAHCPVLVVHSRDHL, from the coding sequence ATGACCGCTACCGAGCCGACCGGCCGCCCGATTGTGGTGGGGGTCGATGGATCACCTTCCTCGATCCTTGCCCTGCAACGTGCGCAGCATTTGGCCGCTGCCTTGTCGACCACGCTGGAAGCAATCCATGTCTGGCAGTACCAGCCGTACATGGACACCGGCTATGTGATCGAGGTCGAGCCCGCGAAGAACGCCGAGACGATTCTCGCCGAGGCTACGGCTGCTGCATTCGGCCCCGATCTCCCCGCAGGTCTGAAACAGCTGGCGAGGCAGGGTTCTGCGGCGAAGGTTCTACTCGAAGCCAGCCATGACGCCGAGATTCTCGTTGTCGGAAGCCGCGGTCACGGCGGCTTCGTCGGACTGCTTCTCGGTTCTGTCAGCTCGCAATGTGCCGAACATGCCCACTGCCCAGTGCTTGTGGTTCATTCGAGGGATCATCTCTAG